One genomic window of Oncorhynchus kisutch isolate 150728-3 linkage group LG26, Okis_V2, whole genome shotgun sequence includes the following:
- the LOC109871026 gene encoding ras-related protein Rab-20-like: MPELSKMRKPDVKVVILGDMNVGKTSLLHRYMDRKFKDTMSTVGGAFFLKQWGPYNISIWDTAGREQFHGLGSMYCRGAAAAILTYDVTNWQSLAELEERFLSLTDTANNDCIYAIVGNKADLTDHQAQLLANQDGLTADQRVGDWERTGEPRVPSACPTPPASPISLSGVSVNKQVSREDAEALYGRILRYKGLEETNSLPADKMCFETSAKTGYNVDALFETLFDMVLPSVLKKRTEREGSPTVDLEECKGTGKRARAACC, encoded by the exons ATGCCCGAGCTTTCCAAGATGAGGAAGCCCGATGTCAAGGTTGTCATTCTGGGTGACATGAACGTTGGGAAGACCTCACTGCTCCACAGGTACATGGATAGGAAGTTTAAAGACACCATGAGCACCGTCGGAGGGGCGTTTTTCCTCAAACAGTGGGGACCCTACAATATCTCAATTTGGGACACTGCTG GTCGGGAGCAGTTCCACGGGCTGGGCTCCATGTACTGCCGGGGCGCTGCTGCTGCCATCCTCACCTACGATGTGACCAACTGGCAGAGCCTGGCTGAGCTGGAGGAGCGCTTCCTGTCCCTCACCGACACGGCCAATAATGACTGCATCTACGCCATCGTGGGCAACAAGGCTGACCTCACAGACCACCAGGCCCAGCTGCTAGCCAACCAGGATGGCCTGACAGCGGACCAGAGAGTGGgggactgggagaggactggggagCCCAGGGTGCCTTCTGCCTGTCCCACCCCTCCAGcctcccccatctccctgtcaGGGGTGTCAGTCAACAAGCAGGTGAGCCGGGAGGACGCAGAGGCGTTGTATGGGAGGATCCTTAGATACAAGGGTCTGGAAGAGACGAACAGCCTGCCTGCGGACAAGATGTGCTTCGAGACTAGTGCCAAGACAGGCTACAACGTAGACGCTCTGTTTGAGACGCTGTTCGACATGGTGCTGCCCTCCGTCCTCAAGaagaggactgagagagagggatcgCCCACCGTGGACCTGGAAGAGTGCAAAGGGACAGGAAAACGGGCTAGGGCCGCCTGCTGCTAG
- the col4a2 gene encoding collagen alpha-2(IV) chain — protein MKFEVRMSGTMQTRHRIELKNLKFLFLCLSVAILAAGVDAGGKKHNGPCGGRDCSGGCKCFPEKGARGQPGPLGPQGPNGPPGGLGDPGVQGVQGEKGDRGRGGFIGPKGSVGMTGVPGFSGSDGIPGHPGQAGTRGKPGADGCNGTHGDSGLSGKPGYDGQPGYNGQAGRKGQKGDTLELSVFMERFRGDSGQPGYPGFVGPQGYPGRSGYRGLPGPQGPLGFPGLPGPKGTMTKVLKGVKGEAGEAGQQGPPGNSTHPHTSPLTGPYGRKGEKGLKGETGVEADNKGETGIMGMPGQRGVPGRDGEQGLRGDLGEPGFRGRDGQKGAIGELGELIYYEGPSEGPNRVGPPGQLGPQGEMGLQGEKGLPGRAGPPARKSDSQIQVEYLWGPFGEPGVKGETGPPGEPGIPALSPGPPGIGGISGLRGPPGPPGSWADFYKGFAGSRGRPGSAGRKGLKGDHGLCECNIVRSPPGLPGPAGSQGDPGMSGEFGQQGEPGEPGPRGVIGLPGFPGATGQPGPKGRKGELIWAKEKGYAGDPGDPGATGDPGLQGFPGPSGINGFPGNRGLSGDAPEGLTGEKGYPGRSGLPGLFGQMGEPGWVLGATKGVRGLQGDDGEPGYAGVAGRAGDPGVSGCSPRGDGRLNDKGDCDAVPGPPGMPGPPGPQGLVGFPGIPGQNGFTGPLGDDGAKGEIGEQGIGGSPGQPGFTGPRGDLGQPGAKGKPGDQGLPGQQGRDGESGEKGPHGEIWGASTGQTGEVGLPGEQGPKGFSGEPGNEGYPGMGGMPGMIGFKGDVGPSGLQGEQGRPGAAGKYGWKGVPGQAGVHGPTGSIGQPGLSGVRGDQGDPGAPGPIGLKGTPGEFGGLGAEGNTGHLGDPGEPGPTGHSGLPGFKGIKGSIGMSGFGGMPGESGLKGFSGQKGEDGIPGGFGQKGIMGDYGSKGERGLNGLPGEKPLIPRQIINDMKGTKGEDGTTGQIGFTGPRGPKGFPGVPGMEGYHGVPGDPSDEKGFPGNPGAQGLPGPKGMPGPTGSNGISGFPGMSGHRGEKGTPGAYGSSGDPGVKGVKGEEGPIIDMPGSTGLRGEDGFPGVPGQKGYIGNPGDRGGGGFHGIDGMKGGLGEPGIGGPLGSDGQGGFQGNQGTKGWPGIPGESGTNGRPGFPGQRGFPGLKGILGLDGLKGEKGIPGLPGQDNLGTPGVPGAKGTRGETGIPNSEVGTPGSLGLKGVQGQPGDQGQVGPPGFQGPQGPQGTSDKPGPSGDPGFPGPKGLPGFPGPRGYPGEPSPYGEKGLAGHYGFPGFSGLKGKQGDQGPSGYKGQSGVSGKKGVKGEQGMMGIPGRFGFQGDRGPSGPKGNTGLIGYPGAPGNQGPAPVPPRMPGERGAPGPQGIRGPDGVRGETGPKGPPGAPGYLGPQGQKGMPGVGGRPGTPGYRGNDGGRGHLGLQGMEGHRGNPGTTGLPGMPGRSVSVGYLLVKHSQSEQTPMCPVGMSKLWDGYSLLYFEGQEKAHNQDLGLAGSCLPRFNTMPFLYCNPGDVCYYASRNDKSYWLSTTAPLPMMPVEEEEIKPYISRCSVCEAPSVAIAVHSQDITIPQCPVGWRSLWIGYSFLMHTAAGDEGGGQSLSSPGSCLEDFRTTPFIECNGAKGTCHYFANKHSFWLTSIEQSFQAEPASETLKAGQFLSRISRCQVCMKNL, from the exons ggcCAACCTGGTCCTCTTGGCCCGCAGGGACCCAATGGGCCTCCAGGGGGCCTAGGGGATCCAGGAGTCCAAGGAGTCCAAGGAGAGAAGGGCGACCGGGGCAGAGGAGGCTTCATCGGCCCCAAGGGTTCTGTG GGGATGACTGGTGTTCCTGGGTTTTCTGGATCTGACGGTATTCCT GGCCATCCAGGACAGGCAGGGACTCGTGGGAAACCTGGAGCAGACGGGTGCAACGGAACACATGGAGATTCAGGGTTGTCAGGGAAACCAGGCTACGATGGCCAACCCGGGTATAAT ggtcaggcaggcagaaaggGACAGAAGGGAGACACTCTGGAGCTTAGTGTGTTCATGGAGCGGTTCAGG GGAGATTCAGGACAGCCCGGATATCCTGGATTTGTT GGTCCTCAGGGTTACCCAGGTCGGTCGGGCTACAGAGGACTCCCAGGACCACAG GGCCCATTAGGGTTCCCTGGCCTTCCTGGACCAAAG GGCACCATGACCAAAGTGTTGAAGGGGGTCAAAGGAGAAGCG GGTGAGGCTGGACAGCAAGGTCCCCCAGGGAACTCCACCCATCCTCATACCAGCCCACTTACCGGACCCTAT GGCAGAAAGGGTGAAAAAGGGTTGAAAGGTGAAACTGGAGTTGAG GCTGACAACAAAGGAGAGACTGGGATTATGGGGATGCCTGGGCAAAGG GGTGTCCCTGGTCGGGATGGAGAGCAAGGACTAAGG GGGGACCTTGGAGAACCAGGATTTAGGGGCAGAGATGGCCAAAAG GGTGCCATCGGAGAACTTGGGGAGTTGATCTATTATGAAGGTCCCTCAGAAGGGCCTAACAGAG TTGGTCCCCCTGGACAGCTGGGACCCCAGGGAGAGATGGGTTTGCAGGGGGAGAAAGGTCTGCCAGGCCGGGCTGGACCTCCTGCTAGGAAGAGTGATAGTCAAATACAAG TGGAGTACCTGTGGGGTCCGTTCGGGGAACCGGGGGTAAAGGGAGAGACGGGCCCACCTGGAGAGCCAGGTATCCCTGCTCTCAGCCCCGGACCCCCAGGTATCGGCGGAATATCTGGGTTGAGGGGCCCACCTGGACCACCAGGATCAT GGGCGGACTTCTACAAGGGATTTGCTGGGTCGAGAGGGCGGCCAGGCTCTGCGGGGAGAAAAGGACTGAAAG GTGATCACGGGTTGTGTGAGTGCAACATTGTCCGCTCTCCTCCGGGCCTGCCTGGCCCTGCTGGCAGCCAAGGCGACCCTGGAATGAGTGGCGAGTTTGGTCAGCAGGGCGAGCCAGGCGAGCCAGGACCCCGAGGTGTCATCGGACTGCCT GGGTTCCCTGGTGCCACAGGACAACCGGGTCCAAAGGGCAGGAAGGGCGAGTTAATTTGGGCCAAAGAGAAAG GATATGCCGGGGACCCAGGAGACCCGGGTGCGACTGGTGACCCAGGATTGCAAGGCTTCCCTGGGCCAAGTGGGATCAATGGATTCCCTGGGAACCGTGGTCTTTCA GGGGACGCACCCGAGGGACTCACTGGAGAAAAGGGTTATCCTGGCCGGTCGGGTCTCCCTGGGTTGTTTGGACAGATGGGAGAACCGGGATGGGTTCTAGGTGCCACTAAAGGGGTCAGAGGGTTACAAGGTGATGATGGGGAGCCGGGTTACGCTGGTGTCGCAGGTCGAGCTGGAGATCCAG GAGTGTCTGGCTGTAGTCCGAGAGGAGATGGACGACTGAATGACAAAG GCGATTGTGATGCCGTACCCGGACCACCCGGTATGCCAGGACCACCAGGACCCCAAGGGTTAGTGGGTTTCCCAG GCATCCCAGGTCAAAATGGATTCACAGGTCCACTTGGAGATGACGGGGCCAAAGGAGAGATAGGAGAGCAAGGCATAGGAGGGTCTCCCGGACAGCCAG GTTTCACTGGCCCCCGTGGAGACTTGGGTCAGCCCGGCGCCAAGGGTAAACCTGGAGATCAAGGTCTGCCAGGCCAACAGGGCCGGGACGGGGAGTCCGGGGAAAAGGGACCACACGGGGAGATCTGGGGAGCGTCGACCGGACAAACTGGAGAAGTGGGTCTTCCTGGAGAGCAGGGACCTAAAGGTTTTAGCGGAGAGCCTGGAAACGAGGGCTACCCAG GGATGGGTGGCATGCCTGGGATGATTGGGTTCAAGGGCGACGTGGGTCCTTCAGGTCTACAGGGGGAGCAAGGAAGACCGGGAGCTGCTGGGAAGTACGGCTGGAAAGGTGTACCCGGACAGGCGGGAGTCCATGGACCAACAGGAAGCATCGGACAACCAG GTTTGAGCGGAGTCAGGGGTGATCAGGGAGACCCTGGCGCCCCGGGGCCAATAGGACTGAAGGGGACACCAGGGGAGTTTGGAGGTCTGGGTGCTGAGGGAAACACCGGACACCTGGGTGACCCTGGAGAGCCAGGACCTACAGGACACTCTGGCCTGCCAGGGTTCAAAG GTATCAAAGGTTCTATTGGCATGTCAGGGTTTGGAGGTATGCCTGGTGAGTCGGGCCTGAAGGGCTTCTCTGGACAGAAGGGAGAGGATGGCATACCTGGCGGATTTGGACAGAAAGGAATCATGGGCGATTATGGTTCAAAGG GTGAACGTGGTCTGAATGGCCTGCCAGGCGAGAAACCCCTCATCCCTCGTCAGATCATCAATGACATGAAGGGGACCAAGGGAGAAGATGGAACAACAGGACAAATCGGATTTACTGGACCCAGAG GTCCTAAAGGTTTTCCCGGAGTTCCGGGTATGGAGGGCTACCATGGCGTTCCCGGAGACCCCAGCGATGAGAAGGGTTTCCCAGGCAACCCAGGGGCCCAGGGACTTCCAGGGCCAAAAGGAATGCCAGGTCCGACTGGATCAAACGGAATCAGCGGCTTTCCTGGGATGTCTGGTCACAGG GGGGAGAAAGGTACCCCGGGTGCCTACGGATCTTCAGGAGATCCAGGAGTGAAGGGTGTCAAAG GTGAGGAGGGTCCCATAATCGACATGCCTGGATCCACAGGACTGAGGGGGGAGGATGGTTTCCCAGGGGTTCCAG gTCAGAAGGGCTACATTGGGAATCCGGGagacaggggcggtggtggtttCCATGGTATTGATGGCATGAAAGGGGGGCTGGGAGAGCCTGGCATAGGAGGACCTCTAG GATCTGATGGTCAAGGAGGGTTTCAAGGCAACCAGGGTACGAAGGGATGGCCTGGGATCCCCGGAGAATCAGGCACAAATGGACGGCCAGGCTTCCCAGGACAGagag GTTTTCCTGGACTGAAGGGTATATTGGGACTGGATGGACTGAAGGGTGAGAAGGGCATCCCTGGACTTCCAGGTCAGGATAACTTGGGAACCCCAGGTGTTCCTGGTGCTAAGGGAACGAGGGGTGAGACAGGTATACCCAACTCAGAGGTCGGGACCCCAGGATCGCTGGGTTTGAAGGGCGTTCAAGGACAACCAG GTGACCAGGGCCAGGTGGGACCCCCAGGGTTTCAGGGCCCCCAAGGACCACAGGGCACCTCAGACAAACCTGGACCATCAGGAGACCCTGGCTTCCCTGGACCCAAAGGGCTGCCAG GTTTCCCTGGGCCCCGTGGATATCCTGGTGAGCCCTCTCCATATGGAGAGAAGGGTTTAGCTGGCCACTATGGCTTCCctggattctctggtctgaaagGAAAGCAGGGGGATCAGGGACCATCAGGCTACAAAGGACAGAGTGGAGTGTCTGGGAAGAAAG GTGTGAAGGGAGAGCAAGGGATGATGGGAATTCCTGGTAGGTTTGGTTTCCAAGGAGACCGAGGTCCTTCTGGCCCAAAAGGAAATACTGGACTCATAG GTTACCCGGGAGCCCCAGGTAACCAGGGCCCAGCCCCAGTCCCCCccaggatgccaggagaaagggGTGCTCCAGGGCCTCAGGGCATCCGAGGACCAGATGGGGTACGAGGGGAGACTGGCCCGAAAGGACCCCCTGGAGCTCCAG GCTACCTGGGCCCCCAGGGGCAGAAGGGGATGCCAGGGGTGGGTGGCAGACCGGGTACCCCTGGGTACCGTGGAAATGACGGAGGGAGGGGCCACCTTGGTCTTCAGGGCATGGAAG GACACCGTGGTAACCCAGGTACTACAGGGTTGCCTGGCATGCCTGGACGCAGTGTGAGTGTGGGATATCTGCTGGTGAAGCACAGCCAATCAGAGCAGACCCCCATGTGCCCCGTGGGCATGTCCAAGCTGTGGGATggctacagtctactgtacttcGAAGGCCAGGAGAAGGCCCACAACCAGGACCTAG GTCTGGCAGGCTCCTGCCTCCCTCGTTTCAACACCATGCCCTTCCTGTACTGCAACCCCGGAGACGTCTGCTACTATGCCAGCCGCAATGACAAGTCCTATTGGCTGTCCACCACCGCACCCCTTCCCATGATGCCCGTGGAAGAGGAAGAGATCAAACCCTACATCAGCCGCTGCTCTGTGTGCGAGGCGCCGTCCGTCGCCATCGCCGTGCACAGCCAGGACATCACCATCCCACAATGCCCTGTGGGCTGGCGCAGCCTGTGGATTGGCTACTCCTTCCTTATG CACACAGCAGCAGGTGACGAGGGCGGTGGTCAGTCTCTGTCGtcccctggttcctgtctggagGACTTCCGCACCACTCCCTTCATCGAGTGTAACGGGGCCAAAGGCACCTGCCATTACTTCGCCAACAAACACAGCTTCTGGCTCACGTCCATCGAACAGTCCTTCCAGGCAGAGCCTGCCTCCGAGACCCTGAAAGCAGGCCAGTTTCTCTCACGCATCAGCCGCTGTCAGGTCTGCATGAAGAACCTGTGA